One bacterium genomic window carries:
- a CDS encoding Gfo/Idh/MocA family oxidoreductase, with amino-acid sequence MSKAKKKLGIGIIGSGGIAQNAHMPGYAKLPEKCKIIAISDINADSAKEAAEKFNVKHVFSDYQEMLKMDEIDAISVCTPNFLHMQPTIDALKAGKDVLCEKPLARTGEEARKMVQVAKDTKRLLQVGLHYRFTSTAKFIHKYVSEGRMGDIYFARAQALRRRGIPGWGVFIDKDKQGGGPLIDIGVHILDYTLYCMGYPKAVSASGMTYQKFGKRGDVVGLMGQWDYKKFTVEDFAVGMIRFDNGATVILESSFCANISKDVFATELMGTKSGVYSVPGDPSQLKIATEDNMQLYNMEPCGLGESNQYSDEIAAFVDSILEGKPSQVPGEQGFMLNAIFDAIYKSTETGREELIDLTIK; translated from the coding sequence ATGTCGAAAGCTAAAAAGAAATTAGGAATTGGAATAATAGGATCGGGCGGTATCGCCCAAAACGCCCATATGCCGGGGTACGCCAAACTACCCGAAAAGTGTAAGATTATCGCAATATCCGATATTAACGCTGATAGCGCGAAAGAGGCCGCTGAAAAATTTAACGTAAAGCACGTGTTTTCTGATTATCAAGAAATGCTAAAGATGGATGAAATCGATGCCATAAGCGTCTGTACACCCAACTTTTTACATATGCAACCGACTATCGACGCATTGAAAGCCGGCAAGGACGTACTTTGTGAGAAGCCGTTAGCCAGAACTGGTGAAGAAGCTCGCAAAATGGTCCAAGTCGCTAAAGATACCAAAAGGTTGCTTCAAGTCGGTCTTCACTATCGATTTACTTCAACAGCAAAATTTATTCATAAATATGTTAGTGAAGGACGCATGGGCGACATCTATTTTGCTCGCGCACAAGCCCTTCGACGACGTGGTATCCCCGGTTGGGGAGTTTTCATTGATAAAGACAAGCAGGGTGGCGGGCCTCTCATCGATATCGGCGTCCACATCCTTGACTATACTTTGTACTGTATGGGATATCCTAAAGCCGTATCCGCTAGCGGTATGACTTATCAAAAGTTCGGTAAACGTGGAGATGTTGTTGGCCTCATGGGCCAGTGGGACTATAAGAAATTCACAGTTGAAGACTTTGCAGTTGGTATGATTCGTTTTGATAACGGCGCAACTGTAATCCTCGAATCCAGCTTCTGCGCCAACATCAGCAAGGATGTTTTCGCAACTGAGCTTATGGGAACCAAGAGCGGTGTTTATTCCGTTCCCGGCGATCCCAGCCAACTCAAAATTGCTACCGAAGACAACATGCAACTCTACAATATGGAACCATGTGGTCTCGGTGAGTCGAACCAATATAGCGATGAAATTGCGGCTTTTGTCGACTCAATACTTGAGGGGAAACCCTCACAAGTCCCAGGCGAACAAGGCTTCATGTTGAATGCCATCTTTGATGCCATTTACAAGTCCACAGAGACAGGGCGAGAAGAGCTAATTGATCTCACCATCA